One Cervus canadensis isolate Bull #8, Minnesota chromosome 12, ASM1932006v1, whole genome shotgun sequence DNA window includes the following coding sequences:
- the EEF1D gene encoding elongation factor 1-delta isoform X3: MATNFLVHEKIWFDKFKYDDAERKFYEQMNGPMAGSSRQENGASVILRDIARARENIQKSLAGSAGPGASSGPSGDHSELVTRIASLEVENQSLRGVVQDLQQAVSKLEARLSALEKSSPAHRATTPQTQHVSPMRQVEPPSRKAATATEDDEDDDIDLFGSDEEEDKEAARLREERLRQYAEKKAKKPALVAKSSILLDVKPWDDETDMAQLEACVRSVQLDGLVWGSSKLLPVGYGIRKLQIQCVVEDDKVGTDQLEEEITKFEEHVQSVDIAAFNKI; the protein is encoded by the exons ATGGCCACAAACTTCCTCGTGCATGAGAAGATCTGGTTTGACAAGTTCAAATATGATGATGCAGAAAGGAAGTTCTATGAGCAGATGAACGGGCCCATGGCTGGCTCCTCACGCCAG GAGAATGGCGCCAGTGTGATCCTCCGTGACATTGCGAGAGCCAGAGAAAACATCCAGAAGTCTCTGGCTGGA AGTGCAGGCCCTGGGGCCTCCAGCGGGCCCAGTGGAGACCACAGTGAGCTGGTCACCCGGATTGCCAGCCTGGAAGTAGAGAACCAGAGCCTGCGAGGGG TGGTGCAGGATCTGCAGCAAGCTGTCTCCAAGCTGGAGGCACGGCTGAGTGCCCTGGAGAAGAGCTCGCCTGCCCACCGGGCCACCACTCCACAGACCCAG CACGTGTCTCCCATGCGCCAAGTGGAGCCACCCAGCAGGAAGGCGGCCACCGCCACGGAGGACGATGAGGATGACGACATTGACCTGTTCGGTAGCGACGAGGAGGAGGACAAGGAGGCTGCCAGGCTGCGTGAGGAGAGGCTGCGGCAGTACGCAGAGAAGAAGGCCAAGAAGCCTGCCCTGGTGGCCAAGTCCTCCATCCTACTGGACGTGAAGCCT TGGGATGACGAGACGGATATGGCCCAACTGGAGGCCTGCGTGCGCTCCGTCCAGCTGGACGGGTTGGTCTGGGGGAGCTCCAAGCTGCTGCCTGTGGGCTACGGCATCCGAAAGCTGCAGATCCAGTGTGTGGTGGAGGACGACAAGGTGGGGACAGACCAGCTGGAAGAGGAGATCACCAAGTTCGAGGAGCAC GTGCAGAGTGTCGACATTGCTGCTTTCAACAAGATCTGA
- the EEF1D gene encoding elongation factor 1-delta isoform X4 yields MATNFLVHEKIWFDKFKYDDAERKFYEQMNGPMAGSSRQSAGPGASSGPSGDHSELVTRIASLEVENQSLRGVVQDLQQAVSKLEARLSALEKSSPAHRATTPQTQHVSPMRQVEPPSRKAATATEDDEDDDIDLFGSDEEEDKEAARLREERLRQYAEKKAKKPALVAKSSILLDVKPWDDETDMAQLEACVRSVQLDGLVWGSSKLLPVGYGIRKLQIQCVVEDDKVGTDQLEEEITKFEEHVQSVDIAAFNKI; encoded by the exons ATGGCCACAAACTTCCTCGTGCATGAGAAGATCTGGTTTGACAAGTTCAAATATGATGATGCAGAAAGGAAGTTCTATGAGCAGATGAACGGGCCCATGGCTGGCTCCTCACGCCAG AGTGCAGGCCCTGGGGCCTCCAGCGGGCCCAGTGGAGACCACAGTGAGCTGGTCACCCGGATTGCCAGCCTGGAAGTAGAGAACCAGAGCCTGCGAGGGG TGGTGCAGGATCTGCAGCAAGCTGTCTCCAAGCTGGAGGCACGGCTGAGTGCCCTGGAGAAGAGCTCGCCTGCCCACCGGGCCACCACTCCACAGACCCAG CACGTGTCTCCCATGCGCCAAGTGGAGCCACCCAGCAGGAAGGCGGCCACCGCCACGGAGGACGATGAGGATGACGACATTGACCTGTTCGGTAGCGACGAGGAGGAGGACAAGGAGGCTGCCAGGCTGCGTGAGGAGAGGCTGCGGCAGTACGCAGAGAAGAAGGCCAAGAAGCCTGCCCTGGTGGCCAAGTCCTCCATCCTACTGGACGTGAAGCCT TGGGATGACGAGACGGATATGGCCCAACTGGAGGCCTGCGTGCGCTCCGTCCAGCTGGACGGGTTGGTCTGGGGGAGCTCCAAGCTGCTGCCTGTGGGCTACGGCATCCGAAAGCTGCAGATCCAGTGTGTGGTGGAGGACGACAAGGTGGGGACAGACCAGCTGGAAGAGGAGATCACCAAGTTCGAGGAGCAC GTGCAGAGTGTCGACATTGCTGCTTTCAACAAGATCTGA